A single Microtus ochrogaster isolate Prairie Vole_2 unplaced genomic scaffold, MicOch1.0 UNK6, whole genome shotgun sequence DNA region contains:
- the Nelfa gene encoding negative elongation factor A — MLPTTSLPGSHLGAAMMLYGNPQASSLRLIAHSLAPREASGGRGRPPLRLSELEAPPRAHGRRHVGGPRWGHVVVRVRCRLARASAAKMASMRESDTGLWLHNKLGATDELWAPPSIASLLTAAVIDNIRLCFHRLSSAVKLKLLLGTLHLPRRTVDEMKGALMDIIQLATLDSDPWVLMVADILKSFPDTGSLNLDLEEQNPNVQDILGELREKVGECEASAMLPLECQYLNKNALTTLAGPLTPPVKHFQLKRKPKSATLRAELLQKSTETAQQLKRSAGVPFHAKGRGLLRKMDTTTPLKGIPKQAPFRSPTTPSVFSPSGNRTPIPPSRTPLQKERGVKLLDISELNTVGAGREAKRRRKTLDTEVVEKPTKEETVVENATPDYAAGLVSTQKLGSLNSEPALPSTSYLPSTPSVVPASSYIPSSETPPAPPSREASRPPEEPNAPSPTLPAQFKQRAPMYNSGLSPATPTPATPTSPLTPTTPPAATPTAQTPPVAMVAPQTQAPAPAPVQQQPKKNLSLTREQMFAAQEMFKTANKVTRPEKALILGFMAGSRENPCPEQGDVIQIKLSEHTEDLPKADGQGSTTMLVDTVFEMNYATGQWTRFKKYKPMTNVS, encoded by the exons ATGCTACCGACTACGTCATTGCCCGGCTCCCACCTGGGCGCCGCCATGATGCTGTACGGAAACCCACAAGCCTCCTCCCTGCGTCTTATCGCTCACTCTCTCGCGCCACGCGAAGCCTCGGGAGGGCGAGGCCGTCCGCCACTGCGCTTGTCCGAGCTCGAGGCCCCGCCCCGCGCCCACGGGCGCCGCCATGTTGGGGGTCCTCGCTGGGGACACGTAGTCGTCCGCGTAAGATGCCGGCTCGCGCGCGCCTCTGCCGCCAAGATGGCGTCCATGCGGGAGAGCGACACTGGCCTGTGGCTGCACAACAAACTGGGCGCCACGGACGAGCTGTGGGCGCCGCCCAGCATCGCGTCCCTGCTCACCGCCGCGGTCATCGATAACATCCGCCTCTGCTTCCACCGCCTCTCCTCGGCTGTGAAACTCAAGCTGCTCCTCGGGACGCTGCATCTTCCGCGCCGAACGGTGGACGAG ATGAAGGGCGCTCTGATGGATATTATCCAACTGGCCACCCTGGACTCAGACCCCTGGGTCCTTATGGTTGCTGACATTCTGAAATCCTTTCCTGACACGGGCTCACTGAATCTAGACCTTGAGGAGCAGAACCCCAATGTTCAAGACATCCTAGGAGAACTTAGAGAAAAAG TGGGTGAGTGTGAGGCGTCTGCCATGCTACCACTGGAGTGCCAGTACCTGAACAAGAATGCCCTGACCACCCTTGCCGGGCCTCTCACCCCACCAGTGAAACATTTCCAGTTGAAGCGGAAGCCCAAGAGTGCCACTCTGCGGGCAGAGCTGCTACAGAAGT CCACTGAGACAGCCCAGCAGCTGAAGAGAAGTGCCGGGGTGCCGTTCCACGCCAAGGGCCGGGGGCTGCTCCGCAAGATGGACACGACAA CCCCTCTCAAAGGCATCCCGAAGCAAGCCCCCTTCAGAAGTCCCACCACACCCAGCGTCTTCAGTCCCTCTGGGAACCGGACCCCAATACCACCTTCAAGGACACCACTGCAGAAAGAAAGGGGTGTGAAG CTACTGGATATTTCTGAGCTGAATACGGTTGGTGCTGGCCGAGaggcaaagaggaggaggaagactttAG ACACAGAAGTGGTGGAAAAGCCCACCAAGGAAGAGACAGTTGTTGAAAATGCCACTCCTGACTATGCTGCTGGCCTGGTGTCTACACAG AAACTTGGGTCTTTGAATAGTGAGCCAGCACTTCCCTCCACAAGTTATCTGCCCTCTACCCCCAGTGTGGTACCTGCCTCATCATACATCCCCAGCTCTGAGACTCCCCCAG CCCCTCCATCCCGGGAAGCCAGCCGACCCCCTGAGGAGCCCAATGCTCCAAGTCCTACACTGCCAGCTCAATTTAAACAAAGAGCACCTATGTATAACAGTGGCCTGAGCCCAGCTACGCCAACACCTGCAACACCTACCTCGCCTCTGACACCTACTACTCCCCCAGCTGCCACCCCCACTGCTCAGACACCCCCAGTGGCCATGGTGGCCCCACAGACCCAggcacctgcccctgcccctgttCAGCAGCAACCTAAGAAGAACCTGTCTCTCACG AGAGAACAGATGTTTGCTGCCCAGGAGATGTTCAAGACAGCAAACAAGGTCACTCGGCCAGAGAAGGCCCTCATCCTGGGCTTCATGGCTGGCTCTCGAG AGAACCCGTGCCCGGAGCAGGGGGATGTGATCCAGATCAAGCTCAGCGAGCACACAGAGGATCTGCCCAAGGCAGACGGCCAGGGCAGTACCACCATGCTAGTGGACACAGTGTTCGAGATGAACTACGCCACAGGCCAGTGGACACGCTTCAAGAAGTACAAGCCCATGACCAATGTGTCCTAA